In Plasmodium vinckei vinckei genome assembly, chromosome: PVVCY_01, one DNA window encodes the following:
- a CDS encoding cation/H+ antiporter, putative yields the protein MVMGRVRATSYIRRTISQPLNKNLPAGNIQNSRGLNDTNLIGNKNLHLQLLCNGKEPYNDCIAHLGNYRDFEETKPFYMPRKSDINSIHHILNNKLNILLLFIPIGIFSYLLGAPDIYIFFFNFMALIPLSALMGNVTEDLALHTGEIIGGLLNATFGNLMEMIFSIQALNAGLINVVQGTLLGSILSNLLLVLGMSFFAGGLYHHVQKFNEKGATCSTSLLLLSSLAITIPSVSSVTTNNNVDVLLKVSRITAVLIFITYCLFLLFQLYTHISLFQDKEMTEETPQLSVITGSIFLILITLLVSIHSEYLINTVESVVRYYNISENFIGVILLPIVGNATEHLTAVTVAIKNKVDLTMGVAVGSSAQIALFVVPITVLFGWILNKPMTLAFSPLSSVILVMSVIVTMAIVQDGESNWLEGVLLITAYLIVGVVFWFDTS from the coding sequence ATGGTTATGGGACGAGTACGCGCAACGTCTTATATAAGACGTACCATTTCGCAGCcactaaataaaaatctTCCTGCAGggaatatacaaaattctAGAGGTTTAAATGATACAAATTTaataggaaataaaaatttacatttaCAATTATTATGCAATGGAAAAGAACCATATAATGATTGTATTGCCCACTTAGGAAATTATCGAGATTTCGAAGAAACTAAACCATTTTATATGCCTAGAAAATCAGACATTAATTCAATacatcatattttaaataacaagttaaatatacttttattatttattcctATCGGTATATTTAGTTATTTATTAGGAGCTCcagatatttatatatttttttttaatttcatgGCATTAATACCTTTATCAGCTTTAATGGGGAACGTAACAGAAGATCTAGCTTTACATACAGGAGAAATTATTGGGGGATTACTAAATGCAACATTTGGAAATTTAATGGAAATGATATTTTCTATTCAAGCACTAAATGCAGGATTAATTAATGTCGTTCAAGGCACATTATTAGGAAgtatattatcaaatttattattagtcTTAGGTATGTCATTTTTTGCGGGAGGTTTATATCATCATGTTCAAAAgtttaatgaaaaaggaGCTACATGTAGTACAtccttattattattatcaagtTTAGCTATAACTATACCTTCAGTATCATCAGTTACTACTAACAATAATGTTgatgtattattaaaagtTTCAAGAATAACAGctgttttaatatttataacatattgtttatttttattattccaattatatacacatatatcattatttcaAGATAAAGAAATGACTGAAGAAACACCACAATTATCTGTAATCACAggatccatttttttaattttaataactCTTCTTGTAAGTATCCATTCTGAATATCTTATTAATACAGTCGAATCGGTTGTtagatattataatatttctgaaaattttattggAGTTATACTTTTACCTATTGTTGGTAATGCTACAGAACATTTAACTGCTGTTACTGTtgcaattaaaaataaagtggATTTAACTATGGGAGTAGCTGTTGGGTCATCAGCTCAAATTGCTCTTTTTGTTGTCCCAATAACAGTTTTATTTGGATGGATTTTAAATAAACCTATGACTTTAGCTTTCTCTCCTTTATCAAGTGTTATATTAGTTATGTCAGTTATTGTTACAATGGCAATTGTACAAGATGGGGAAAGTAATTGGCTAGAAGGGGTTTTGTTAATTACTGCTTACCTTATTGTTGGTGTTGTTTTTTGGTTCGACACttcataa
- a CDS encoding phenylalanine--tRNA ligase, putative, producing MTKLPKIILTNEGKTLYNILNHPIRTVKSRIENFFKFEKFDNLNNEISIKDNFDHLFVPLKHPVRNFKDTFYLNENYIKNYTYIQKYYYDIYEKLNPFYKYYLANKLLQHDKIKLKRTHMTTHLPELLRTNHKQVIYTGTVYRRDQIDKLHFPIFHQTDGFLIHHDNFDVEYELKSKLEKLIFHLFDSKSIQIQWDHQTSFPFTEPSFELYIKTNLDNHNSTVSNSQLVSLHSNECTIQENHDDSKNWVEVLGCGKIKKEVIAISLYENEINQIIEKEISLFEPNLLKDILKFSNEKNIDISLPSLLSISNKLCNDNLNKQIEIKINNFLKTIKYNGWAFGIGLERLAMLLYGINDIRLFWSQDNRFINQFKENEISKFIPFSNFPSIHKDISFYANDNFDEALFFQICRDIDSENIEQVIKIDHYFNQKTKQTSLCYRIIYRSHFQNLTHKNINETQNKIIQALIKECFITIR from the coding sequence ATGACAAAATTGCCTAAAATTATCTTAACCAATGAAGGGAAAACCCTATACAATATTCTAAACCATCCAATAAGGACAGTAAAATCACGgattgaaaatttttttaagtttgAAAAATTCGATAAtctaaataatgaaatatcaATAAAAGATAATTTTGATCATCTATTTGTTCCTTTAAAACATCCTGTTCGAAATTTTAAagatacattttatttaaatgaaaattatataaaaaattatacttatatacaaaaatattattatgatatatatgaaaaattaaaccCTTTTTATAAGTATTATCTAgctaataaattattacaacatgacaaaattaaattaaaaagaacACACATGACTACACATTTACCTGAACTGTTAAGAACAAATCATAAACaagttatatatacagGAACAGTATATAGAAGAGATCAAATCGATAAATTACATTTTCCTATTTTTCATCAAACAGATGGATTTTTAATACATCATGATAATTTTGATGTAGAATATGAATTGAAATCAAAATtggaaaaattaatttttcatttgtttgATTCTAAGTCTATTCAAATCCAATGGGATCATCAAACCTCTTTTCCTTTTACAGAACCTTCCTTCGAATTGTacataaaaacaaatttagaTAATCATAATAGTACTGTCTCAAATTCACAACTTGTATCACTACACTCTAATGAGTGCACTATACAAGAAAATCATGACGACTCAAAAAATTGGGTCGAGGTTTTAGGTTgtggaaaaataaaaaaagaagtaaTCGcaatttcattatatgaaaatgaaataaatcaaattatagaaaaagaaatcTCTTTATTTGAAcctaatttattaaaagatattctcaaattttcaaatgaaaaaaatatagatatttCTTTACCATCTCTTCTTAGcatatcaaataaattgtGTAATGATAATCTTAATAAACAAatcgaaataaaaattaataactttttaaaaacaataaaatataatggatGGGCATTTGGAATAGGCCTAGAAAGATTAGCCATGCTATTATACGGTATTAATGATATACGATTATTTTGGAGTCAAGATAATAGATTTATAAATCAgtttaaagaaaatgaaatttcaaaatttatacCATTTAGTAATTTCCCATCTATTCATAAAgatatatcattttatgcaaatgataattttgacgaagcattattttttcaaatatgtCGAGATATAGATAGTGAAAATATTGAAcaagttataaaaattgatcattattttaatcaaaaaacaaaacaaacaaGTTTATGTTATAGGATAATATATAGATCACATTTTCAAAACTTAacacacaaaaatataaatgaaacacaaaataaaattatacaagCATTAATCAAGGAATGCTTTATTACCATCCGATAg